In Funiculus sociatus GB2-C1, a genomic segment contains:
- a CDS encoding MBOAT family O-acyltransferase, protein MVASYYFYAYWDYRFALLMFAMTYFNYYAGLKMESSQTPKSKKDWLIISIVFNLGVLGFFKYFNFFIDSTNILLNPLNVKLPFLNILLPVGISFITFEVMSYTIDIYRNINKSAKSFWDFALLVAFFPHLIAGPILKPKQFLPEIEEDVIIKRENLIYGFQIFLLGLVRKVFIADRLALFVDPVFQSPQAYSSMTLWFAVIAYAIQIYCDFCGYTDMAIGVAKCLGFDIPKNFDIPYISRSVTEFWRRWHISLSTWLRDYLYIPLGGNRKGKQRQYFNLFVTMLLGGLWHGASWNFVAWGGLHGIGLAIHKMYMERVQKEPKISKQTELDVKRPVLGSAEQVTTLGFFRPSYLTSYLYNVLAWFVTFTFVCVTWVFFRSTDFSISLLILQKMFFLANPAGIPWYSNSLIMTVPVLIVCDYVGNQLNKGVKLKLNRFRELFVVFFIVFGLIFLAPQNPSPFIYFQF, encoded by the coding sequence TTGGTAGCAAGTTACTATTTTTATGCTTATTGGGACTACAGATTTGCCTTGTTAATGTTTGCTATGACTTATTTCAACTATTATGCAGGGTTGAAAATGGAATCTAGCCAAACCCCAAAAAGTAAAAAAGATTGGCTAATAATAAGTATAGTATTCAACTTAGGGGTTTTAGGTTTTTTTAAGTATTTTAATTTTTTTATTGATTCAACTAATATATTATTAAACCCGCTTAACGTCAAACTGCCTTTTTTGAATATCTTACTTCCAGTAGGGATATCGTTCATTACTTTCGAGGTGATGAGTTATACGATTGATATTTATCGGAATATTAACAAATCAGCTAAAAGTTTTTGGGATTTTGCATTATTGGTGGCTTTCTTTCCACATTTGATAGCAGGCCCAATTTTAAAACCAAAGCAATTTCTGCCTGAGATAGAAGAAGACGTTATTATAAAACGGGAAAATTTAATATATGGGTTTCAAATATTTTTACTTGGCTTAGTCAGAAAAGTATTTATTGCTGACAGATTAGCACTTTTTGTAGATCCGGTTTTTCAAAGTCCGCAAGCTTATAGTTCGATGACACTTTGGTTTGCTGTCATAGCTTACGCTATTCAAATTTATTGCGATTTTTGTGGTTACACAGATATGGCCATTGGAGTGGCAAAATGTTTAGGTTTTGACATTCCAAAAAACTTTGACATTCCCTACATTTCTCGCAGTGTCACGGAATTCTGGCGCAGATGGCATATCTCTCTTTCTACCTGGTTGAGAGACTATTTATACATTCCATTAGGTGGAAATCGGAAAGGAAAGCAAAGACAGTATTTTAACCTTTTCGTTACCATGTTACTAGGCGGATTGTGGCATGGAGCTAGTTGGAATTTTGTTGCCTGGGGTGGGTTGCACGGTATAGGCTTGGCGATTCACAAGATGTATATGGAGCGTGTACAAAAAGAACCCAAGATAAGCAAGCAAACTGAATTAGATGTGAAACGCCCAGTTTTAGGATCGGCTGAACAGGTAACTACTCTGGGATTTTTTAGACCCAGCTACTTAACATCATATTTGTACAACGTTTTAGCTTGGTTTGTAACCTTTACCTTTGTATGCGTGACTTGGGTTTTCTTTAGATCAACAGATTTCTCCATTTCATTACTCATTCTTCAAAAAATGTTTTTTCTGGCAAATCCAGCAGGAATTCCGTGGTATTCAAATTCTTTAATTATGACTGTTCCTGTTTTAATTGTTTGCGATTATGTAGGAAACCAATTAAATAAAGGCGTTAAACTAAAACTAAATAGATTTAGAGAGCTGTTTGTGGTATTTTTTATCGTATTTGGCTTAATTTTCTTAGCCCCTCAAAATCCTTCTCCCTTCATTTACTTCCAATTTTAA